In Persicimonas caeni, a single window of DNA contains:
- a CDS encoding gamma-glutamyl-gamma-aminobutyrate hydrolase family protein, protein MIRTSARIGVSASVFHEDPDRRVYNGRPLLYLEQSMATWLMEAGVRPYVIPFAPEGVEVATSLHDLVEGLDGVVLQGGVDVAPETYGEAHMSEQWPGDAVRDAYEIALVRACLEHDKPLLGICRGHQILNVARGGTLYQDVPTQVDDPLAHMDRPLYERNYHPIAIEPESRLSGIYGGKTRGLVNSVHHQAIKDVGEGLVIEARAAGDGVVEAVRLDSDERWAMGLQWHPEFQHADEDELLDRFAVIDAFLQAVDARR, encoded by the coding sequence ATGATCCGCACATCCGCCCGCATCGGTGTCTCGGCGTCGGTCTTCCACGAAGATCCGGATCGACGCGTCTACAACGGCCGCCCCTTGCTCTACCTGGAGCAATCGATGGCCACCTGGCTGATGGAAGCCGGCGTGCGCCCCTACGTCATCCCGTTCGCCCCGGAAGGCGTCGAGGTGGCCACCTCCCTGCACGACCTTGTCGAAGGGCTCGACGGCGTCGTGCTGCAGGGCGGGGTGGACGTGGCGCCGGAGACTTACGGCGAAGCTCATATGTCGGAGCAGTGGCCCGGTGATGCCGTGCGCGACGCCTACGAGATCGCGCTCGTGCGCGCCTGCCTCGAGCACGACAAGCCGTTGTTGGGGATCTGCCGCGGCCACCAGATTTTGAACGTCGCTCGCGGCGGCACGCTCTACCAGGACGTGCCCACGCAGGTCGACGACCCGCTCGCCCACATGGACCGCCCGCTGTACGAGCGCAACTACCACCCGATCGCCATCGAGCCGGAGAGCCGGTTGAGCGGGATTTACGGCGGCAAGACCCGAGGGCTGGTCAACAGCGTGCACCACCAGGCGATCAAAGACGTCGGCGAGGGGCTCGTCATCGAGGCGCGCGCGGCGGGTGATGGGGTGGTCGAGGCGGTGCGCCTCGATTCCGACGAGCGCTGGGCGATGGGCCTGCAGTGGCATCCCGAGTTCCAGCACGCCGACGAAGACGAGTTGCTCGATCGCTTCGCGGTGATCGACGCGTTTTTGCAAGCGGTCGACGCGCGTCGGTAG